A genomic window from Amblyraja radiata isolate CabotCenter1 chromosome 18, sAmbRad1.1.pri, whole genome shotgun sequence includes:
- the LOC116983057 gene encoding protein ATP6V1FNB — MKNLIDSQSQKCWAELIDKESATRINWKEKYGDTFSLIPDTAPKKVPKVFQLPARDVVLPAIRSARRQEGTRRVVAVQGPMSGPVEEMRGVSPQIRGLLYDGFSKEQRGRHQYLRKRAATLPEDKYYYPVLSSWTYGWRQGDVVGELQLPAHGRLRIINNTFFRRNGIFHNQSVTDGLAR, encoded by the exons ATGAAAAACCTGATCGACAGCCAGAGTCAGAAATGCTGGGCCGAGCTGATCGACAAGGAGTCAGCCACCCGGATCAACTGGAAGGAGAAATATGGGGATACGTTCTCCCTGATTCCCGACACTGCTCCCAAGAAAGTGCCAAAAGTGTTCCAACTCCCCGCCAGGGACGTGGTCCTCCCGGCTATCCGCTCCGCCAGGCGGCAGGAGGGGACGAGGAGGGTGGTCGCGGTGCAGGGGCCCATGTCCGGGCCGGTGGAGGAGATGAGGGGGGTGAGTCCGCAGATCCGCGGCCTGCTCTACGACGGCTTCTCCAAGGAGCAGAGGGGCCGCCACCAGTACCTGAGAAAGAGGGCGGCAACACTGCCCGAGGACAAGTACTACTACCCCGTCCTCTCCTCATGGACCTACGGCTGGCGGCAGG GTGATGTCGTTGGGGAACTCCAGTTACCTGCTCACGGTCGACTGAGGATCATCAACAATACGTTCTTCAGGAGAAACGGGATCTTCCACAATCAATCGGTAACTGATGGGCTTGCACGTTGA